One genomic region from Chloroherpetonaceae bacterium encodes:
- a CDS encoding histone H1, with protein MTRFEELKAMISEMEEDFRKFYDKGNKSAGTRVRKHMADLKRKAQEIRTEVQNLKQTDSGKEE; from the coding sequence ATGACACGATTTGAAGAATTGAAGGCAATGATTTCTGAAATGGAAGAAGATTTTCGGAAGTTTTACGACAAGGGCAATAAATCTGCGGGCACGCGCGTCCGTAAGCATATGGCCGACCTCAAGCGGAAAGCACAAGAAATCCGAACGGAGGTTCAGAACCTGAAACAAACCGATTCCGGCAAAGAGGAATAA
- a CDS encoding efflux RND transporter periplasmic adaptor subunit, translating into MRSQLLRYLIGTILIIVVLSCSKETERTPKTETALPEIRIEPLKVKTEQARKRALIQSVTATGVCEAIQRVQISARIAAELQRLDAKEGQYFRAGDTLLKLNDREYRITLQEAKDDYLKTQSDYATQRNDYGGLSSSKEWKEKLNELRRKLSNATEAFRKGEVEIKEVEKIKEETELAEILAGEKLDDVLRTRTGFSGAKTRLQRAELNFQNTAILAPFDGYASGIRVSQGQVLSIGQACMEFVNLSRIRVEVGILEKEIPMIKIGNRARIILGAFSGDTLIGNVTAISPVISLDSKTAKAVIELPNTTFKIRPGMYATVLVEAARYENKLVVSKRAILERDGRKIIFVLEKSADGKELAKWNYVVTGLENETEVEIKEGIKAGDEVIVENNFTLSHDMPVTKIP; encoded by the coding sequence ATGCGATCTCAGTTACTTCGTTATTTGATTGGTACTATTCTGATTATTGTGGTTTTAAGTTGTTCAAAAGAAACGGAGCGTACACCAAAAACCGAGACAGCTCTTCCCGAGATTCGAATTGAACCCCTAAAGGTTAAAACAGAGCAAGCACGTAAACGAGCGTTAATTCAATCGGTAACCGCAACTGGAGTATGTGAAGCCATTCAACGGGTGCAAATATCCGCTCGAATTGCTGCCGAACTCCAACGCTTAGATGCAAAAGAAGGGCAATATTTCCGCGCCGGTGATACCCTTTTGAAATTGAATGACCGTGAATACCGGATTACACTCCAAGAAGCGAAAGATGACTACCTGAAAACCCAAAGCGATTATGCAACACAACGGAATGATTACGGTGGTTTAAGTTCCTCTAAGGAATGGAAAGAAAAATTAAATGAACTTCGGCGAAAACTTTCGAACGCAACTGAAGCCTTTCGAAAAGGTGAAGTGGAAATCAAAGAAGTTGAAAAGATAAAGGAAGAAACGGAATTGGCTGAAATTTTAGCCGGTGAAAAACTTGACGATGTACTCAGAACACGAACCGGATTTTCAGGAGCAAAAACACGGCTGCAACGTGCGGAATTGAATTTTCAAAATACAGCCATTCTTGCCCCATTTGATGGTTATGCTTCGGGTATTCGGGTGTCTCAAGGGCAAGTGTTATCCATCGGGCAGGCCTGTATGGAATTTGTGAATTTATCACGGATTCGGGTGGAAGTAGGCATATTGGAGAAGGAAATTCCGATGATAAAAATTGGAAACCGTGCGCGAATCATTTTAGGGGCTTTCTCAGGAGATACCCTTATCGGCAATGTTACGGCAATAAGTCCTGTAATTTCCCTCGATTCCAAAACAGCAAAAGCCGTCATCGAACTTCCGAATACGACCTTCAAGATAAGACCCGGGATGTATGCCACGGTTTTAGTCGAAGCCGCGCGATACGAAAATAAACTTGTGGTTTCCAAAAGAGCGATTCTGGAGCGAGATGGGAGGAAAATCATTTTTGTTTTGGAGAAATCGGCAGATGGAAAAGAATTGGCTAAATGGAACTATGTTGTAACGGGTTTAGAAAATGAAACGGAAGTAGAAATTAAAGAAGGCATTAAGGCAGGGGATGAGGTTATCGTAGAAAACAATTTCACCCTCTCGCACGATATGCCTGTGACTAAAATCCCCTAA
- a CDS encoding 6-bladed beta-propeller: MKRYIVIIFCLIVSCKENKSKHNISLTNTNKIILNEKERKIGSLASVLISKNEEVFLLDESASTVNVYSTEGKLLNVYGKKGSGPCEIEEASEFCIDSINNRLIVVEGGKGLKIIPLNSKKEDSKSIFIKDDGFMVVHGYISIDKNGNLILTSFWNPKDINTNLIVINEDGIVLSKFNFLPSGYEKFGFGKENWHDCNEKNEFVVTFLKSPSLFVGNLETGIVNEYSFENLKEKYISEKRKSKMSLKESIKINREERMNYTVRFVNDTIIARATHISTEASSKNRSFVQRAEQRVEFITTKGEYLGETLINGVLRCIYNGQLVIEESDEPDNRILGFYRVKITEK; encoded by the coding sequence ATGAAAAGATACATTGTAATTATATTTTGTTTAATCGTTTCCTGTAAGGAAAATAAAAGTAAACATAATATTAGCTTAACGAATACAAATAAAATTATATTGAACGAAAAGGAACGTAAGATTGGTTCGTTAGCAAGTGTATTAATATCAAAAAATGAAGAAGTATTTCTGCTAGACGAATCCGCGTCAACAGTTAACGTATACTCAACTGAAGGTAAGTTATTGAATGTGTATGGGAAGAAAGGATCGGGCCCTTGTGAAATAGAAGAAGCATCAGAATTTTGTATTGACAGCATTAATAATAGGCTAATAGTTGTAGAAGGAGGTAAGGGATTAAAGATAATTCCATTAAATAGTAAAAAGGAGGATTCTAAATCTATATTTATTAAGGATGATGGGTTTATGGTTGTTCACGGTTATATCTCTATTGATAAAAATGGTAATTTAATTTTAACATCATTTTGGAATCCGAAAGATATTAATACTAATTTAATTGTAATAAATGAGGATGGTATAGTGTTATCTAAATTTAATTTCTTACCCAGTGGTTATGAAAAATTTGGATTTGGAAAGGAGAATTGGCATGATTGTAATGAAAAAAACGAATTTGTAGTGACTTTTCTGAAATCACCATCATTATTTGTAGGAAATTTAGAAACAGGTATAGTTAATGAATATTCGTTTGAAAATCTCAAAGAAAAATATATTTCTGAAAAAAGAAAAAGTAAAATGAGTCTAAAAGAAAGTATCAAAATAAATAGAGAGGAACGGATGAATTACACTGTTAGGTTTGTAAATGATACAATTATTGCAAGAGCTACACATATTAGTACAGAAGCATCCTCAAAAAATAGAAGCTTTGTACAACGAGCAGAACAACGGGTTGAGTTTATTACTACAAAAGGTGAATATCTTGGAGAAACTCTAATAAATGGAGTATTGAGATGCATTTATAACGGTCAACTTGTTATAGAGGAGTCTGATGAGCCGGATAATAGAATACTTGGCTTTTATAGGGTAAAAATTACTGAAAAATAA
- the lpdA gene encoding dihydrolipoyl dehydrogenase — translation MSHKEPKKFTHSYQFDFLIVGSGPGGYETAIRASQLGYKVCVVEKETTLGGVCLNWGCIPTKSLLKNAEMINGLKHAAEFGVKIDKYEIDFKKVIERSRGVASQMAKGVEFLMKKNKITVKKGYGTLKSAHEVEVAGESKETVTAQHIILATGTKARSIPSVPVDRKRIITSYEAMILPEKPESLTIIGAGAIGVEFAYFYNAVGTKVTIVEALPQLLPNEDEEIATILQREFKKQGMTIYTGAKVDSATAEGDKVKTVVTDSNGNKQELISDYTLVAIGLTGNIENLGLEKVGVKTDRGFIVTTGFGKTSVEGVYAIGDVAGGMLLAHKASVEGINCIEAIAGLNPSPIDPLEVPACTYCQPSVAHIGLTEKQAKDKGYEVKVGRFPFKASGKATAAGETAGMVKLIFDAKYGEMLGAHIIGHEATEMIAELGIAKKLEADAHWIHKTIHAHPTFSEGVKEAAADAYGEAINI, via the coding sequence ATGTCTCATAAGGAACCAAAGAAATTTACCCATTCCTATCAATTTGATTTTCTCATTGTTGGCTCCGGACCGGGCGGCTATGAAACCGCGATTCGCGCGTCCCAATTGGGCTACAAAGTTTGTGTTGTCGAAAAAGAAACCACGCTTGGCGGCGTTTGTTTGAATTGGGGATGCATTCCCACCAAGTCTCTTCTAAAAAATGCAGAGATGATCAATGGACTCAAGCACGCCGCAGAATTTGGGGTCAAGATTGATAAGTATGAAATCGACTTTAAGAAGGTGATTGAGCGAAGTCGCGGCGTGGCGTCGCAAATGGCGAAGGGCGTGGAGTTTTTGATGAAGAAGAATAAGATTACGGTGAAGAAGGGCTACGGGACTTTGAAATCGGCGCACGAGGTGGAAGTTGCCGGAGAATCAAAAGAAACCGTAACGGCGCAGCATATCATTTTAGCGACCGGAACCAAAGCCCGCTCCATTCCTTCCGTACCCGTTGACCGCAAACGAATCATCACGAGTTATGAAGCAATGATTCTGCCGGAAAAGCCGGAATCGCTCACGATTATCGGTGCCGGCGCAATTGGCGTTGAATTCGCTTATTTCTATAACGCTGTGGGAACAAAGGTGACCATCGTAGAAGCCCTGCCGCAACTTCTTCCGAATGAAGATGAAGAGATTGCCACCATTTTGCAGCGCGAATTCAAAAAACAAGGGATGACCATTTATACCGGCGCGAAGGTGGATTCAGCAACGGCCGAAGGCGATAAGGTGAAAACGGTTGTCACCGATTCCAATGGCAATAAGCAAGAGCTCATTTCGGACTATACCCTTGTCGCTATTGGTCTTACGGGAAACATTGAAAATCTTGGCCTTGAAAAAGTGGGCGTGAAAACCGATCGTGGATTTATTGTCACCACAGGGTTTGGGAAAACAAGTGTTGAAGGCGTTTATGCCATTGGCGATGTTGCCGGCGGCATGCTTTTGGCGCATAAAGCCTCAGTTGAAGGCATCAATTGCATTGAAGCCATTGCCGGGTTAAATCCCTCGCCGATTGACCCGCTTGAAGTTCCGGCTTGTACCTATTGCCAGCCTTCGGTGGCGCACATCGGTTTAACAGAAAAGCAAGCCAAAGACAAGGGTTATGAAGTAAAAGTGGGCCGATTCCCCTTTAAAGCATCGGGAAAGGCGACCGCTGCCGGCGAAACCGCAGGAATGGTAAAACTTATTTTTGATGCCAAGTATGGCGAAATGCTCGGCGCGCATATCATCGGTCATGAAGCGACGGAAATGATTGCTGAACTTGGAATCGCCAAGAAGTTGGAAGCCGACGCGCATTGGATTCATAAAACCATTCACGCACATCCCACATTTTCGGAAGGGG
- a CDS encoding helix-turn-helix domain-containing protein, which produces MLSSLTPVNAFQKNNNRKQPETASRHLELNTVFGWAHEAEYKVERVAKKLDVSPKHFWQYCATHYHSAPKALIDLARASKFINLIQEQSEVKCVMLKKLLGFKSESTFHAFAYRVFHCSPEQVKLNPKLATEILVKKINEILDKLPKSDDESRREERENDRRKPKEKTERENRKRKPKEKTENDFP; this is translated from the coding sequence ATGCTATCCTCACTTACTCCCGTTAACGCATTTCAGAAAAATAACAACAGAAAACAACCCGAGACGGCCTCGCGCCATTTGGAATTAAATACCGTGTTTGGCTGGGCACACGAAGCGGAATACAAGGTGGAACGCGTTGCTAAAAAACTGGATGTTAGCCCAAAACACTTTTGGCAGTACTGCGCCACGCATTATCACAGCGCGCCAAAGGCACTAATCGACCTTGCACGTGCAAGTAAATTCATAAATCTTATACAGGAGCAAAGCGAAGTGAAGTGTGTGATGCTGAAAAAACTTCTTGGCTTTAAAAGCGAAAGCACATTTCATGCGTTTGCTTACAGAGTCTTTCACTGCTCACCTGAACAAGTGAAACTAAACCCCAAATTAGCAACAGAAATTTTGGTTAAAAAGATAAATGAAATATTAGATAAGTTGCCAAAAAGCGATGACGAAAGCAGAAGGGAAGAAAGGGAGAATGATAGAAGAAAACCGAAAGAGAAAACCGAAAGAGAAAACCGAAAGAGAAAACCGAAAGAGAAAACCGAAAACGATTTTCCTTGA
- a CDS encoding efflux RND transporter permease subunit, which produces MHIAELCQKRPIATLMVFISSVLVGIICFQKLSVNFLPDISTPRLTVKTTYRNASPDEVSRLITVPIEESMNTLQGVKNIRSLTREGMALIQVDFYWGTDMNYAFIDAREKLDRLKAQLPKEIDRPTILRVDPASEPIMMLVISPKRDSLPKEMSSIKNTQRGRSKIAELANAVIKRRIEQLEGVAQAAVLGAPTREMRVKLNTVAMNSLGLSIADVSQQLAGQNVILSGGSLRDGNYRLPLRLEGKLKTRQDIERAVVGRTKDARAILLSDIGTVTDDFAAPKGLSLWNEEETIQILIRKESDANTVATAEKVREVLRVLKGELPAYEIEVISDQSSYIKRAIDDIIGAIYTGAFLAFFVLFFFLNELRYSAVIAIATPLSIILTFIFLYAFGVDLNIISLTGIAVGIGMLGDNAIIVVENVSRLCDEGMERRRAIIEGVKEINLAAAASTFTNVAIFLPVIFTDGIAREIFRDMGLAMTFSLLSSLIIAISLVPALLSLGFGEINLLNFSPRLQAISEKIATKRMKIQLRLIEAYEKLLKKILFHRGKVILGSLAVLGLTVYLGTFIPVQIVPKLAHKELTLTLMYPAGFSFESITASVKETSRALRKEAGVKAVSAEIGQVSETESIFSLDESRTTHSAFLTISLQETMNDKVEEEKLEEKNVIEGLRKKLESLSSNTAFEFSLHRKQTTLERIFRPEKDDFKIKIIGNQVDELQRCAPAVEKLVREIPEVKDIRTGKEKVQRELWVSLNRESIARYGLRASDVERFLESATGGLNATVLQEATEKIALTLYLENDSPKSAEELLSKRMKTPFGDIELRNLLTLQPITYYGERFRENGKNQLVLKANAAEGASATEVSAVIEERIKRAGILPTGLRVEIGGENEEVKSSFKSLFIILLLSLLLVYMILAAEFESLLYPLVIMLTSPLAVVGAIILMMILGESYNSLSLIGLVIMIGAVDNDAVIATDFIVELRRNGYSQSEAIFLGVSKRLRSIVMTTVTTVIGIVPLLFSGGSGSELGASISTPLIGGLISATVFTLVTIPAVFTYLDKHKSS; this is translated from the coding sequence ATGCATATTGCCGAGCTTTGCCAAAAAAGACCAATCGCAACGCTTATGGTCTTTATCTCATCCGTTTTGGTTGGGATAATTTGCTTTCAAAAGCTGAGTGTCAATTTTCTCCCCGATATTTCAACGCCACGCTTAACGGTAAAAACAACCTACCGCAATGCCTCGCCTGATGAGGTCTCGCGGCTCATTACAGTGCCGATTGAAGAATCAATGAATACGCTGCAAGGCGTCAAAAATATTCGCTCGCTTACGCGCGAGGGAATGGCGCTCATTCAGGTTGATTTTTATTGGGGCACCGATATGAATTATGCCTTTATCGATGCAAGAGAAAAGCTCGATCGATTGAAAGCACAACTGCCCAAAGAAATTGACCGACCAACCATTTTACGGGTGGACCCGGCAAGCGAACCGATTATGATGCTCGTCATTTCGCCAAAGCGGGATTCACTTCCGAAGGAGATGAGCAGTATAAAAAACACGCAGCGAGGGCGGAGCAAAATAGCAGAACTTGCCAATGCTGTGATTAAACGCAGAATTGAGCAGCTTGAAGGCGTGGCGCAAGCGGCAGTTTTGGGGGCGCCAACCCGCGAAATGCGAGTGAAATTAAATACGGTTGCAATGAATTCGCTTGGCCTTTCAATCGCCGACGTCTCGCAGCAATTGGCCGGGCAAAATGTCATTCTTTCGGGTGGAAGCCTGCGTGATGGAAATTACCGCCTTCCTCTGCGGCTTGAAGGGAAATTAAAGACGCGGCAAGATATTGAACGCGCGGTAGTAGGCCGTACGAAAGATGCCCGAGCGATTCTCCTCAGTGATATCGGAACGGTGACCGACGACTTTGCCGCCCCAAAAGGGCTTTCGCTTTGGAATGAAGAAGAAACGATTCAAATCTTAATCCGAAAAGAATCGGATGCCAATACTGTAGCCACTGCCGAAAAGGTGCGGGAAGTTTTAAGGGTGTTAAAAGGCGAGTTGCCCGCCTATGAGATTGAGGTCATTTCAGATCAATCTAGTTACATTAAGCGTGCCATAGATGATATCATTGGCGCCATTTACACCGGTGCATTTCTGGCCTTTTTTGTGCTCTTCTTTTTTTTGAATGAACTTCGCTACTCCGCAGTCATTGCAATTGCAACCCCGCTTTCAATTATTCTCACATTTATTTTTCTCTACGCGTTCGGTGTCGATTTAAACATCATCTCACTTACGGGAATTGCCGTCGGTATCGGGATGCTGGGTGATAATGCCATTATTGTGGTTGAAAATGTCTCGCGGCTGTGCGATGAAGGAATGGAGCGGCGGCGGGCGATTATTGAAGGTGTGAAAGAAATCAATCTGGCGGCGGCAGCTTCTACCTTTACCAATGTGGCAATTTTTTTGCCGGTGATTTTTACCGACGGAATCGCGCGGGAGATTTTTCGGGATATGGGTTTGGCAATGACCTTTTCGTTGCTTTCTTCGCTCATCATTGCCATTTCATTGGTGCCGGCACTCCTTAGTTTGGGTTTTGGAGAAATCAACCTATTAAATTTCTCGCCACGCTTGCAAGCCATATCCGAAAAGATTGCAACCAAGCGAATGAAGATTCAATTACGGTTGATTGAAGCGTATGAAAAACTTTTGAAGAAAATTTTGTTTCATCGGGGTAAAGTGATTTTAGGGTCGTTGGCAGTGTTGGGGCTGACGGTGTATTTAGGCACATTTATTCCGGTTCAAATCGTACCGAAGTTAGCGCATAAAGAGCTCACCCTCACCTTAATGTACCCTGCGGGGTTTTCATTCGAATCCATCACTGCTTCGGTCAAAGAAACTTCGCGGGCACTCCGCAAAGAAGCGGGCGTGAAAGCGGTTAGTGCGGAAATCGGGCAAGTATCTGAAACGGAATCGATTTTTTCGTTGGATGAATCAAGAACTACCCATTCAGCTTTTCTAACTATTTCACTTCAAGAAACGATGAATGACAAAGTAGAAGAGGAGAAATTGGAAGAAAAGAATGTAATAGAAGGGTTGCGGAAAAAATTGGAATCGCTGTCAAGTAATACGGCGTTCGAATTTTCGTTGCATCGAAAGCAAACCACGCTCGAAAGAATATTCCGTCCCGAAAAGGATGATTTCAAAATAAAGATTATCGGAAACCAAGTTGATGAGCTTCAGCGCTGTGCCCCCGCAGTAGAAAAATTGGTGAGAGAAATTCCGGAAGTAAAAGACATTCGAACAGGAAAGGAAAAGGTTCAACGAGAGCTTTGGGTGTCGCTGAATCGTGAATCGATTGCTCGCTACGGCTTGCGTGCAAGTGATGTGGAGCGTTTTCTGGAATCGGCGACAGGTGGCCTAAATGCAACCGTTCTGCAAGAGGCGACTGAAAAAATTGCCTTAACACTTTACTTGGAAAATGACTCTCCGAAATCTGCCGAAGAGTTACTGTCAAAGCGAATGAAAACCCCTTTTGGCGATATTGAACTGCGTAATCTTCTCACCCTTCAGCCGATTACCTATTATGGTGAGCGGTTTCGGGAGAACGGGAAAAATCAACTCGTACTCAAGGCCAATGCAGCGGAAGGGGCATCGGCTACGGAAGTAAGCGCAGTGATTGAAGAGCGGATTAAAAGGGCTGGGATTTTACCGACCGGACTCAGAGTGGAAATCGGGGGAGAAAATGAAGAAGTGAAGTCGTCGTTTAAGAGTCTTTTTATCATTCTCCTGCTTTCGCTTCTTTTGGTGTATATGATTTTAGCGGCTGAATTTGAATCGTTGCTTTATCCTTTAGTTATTATGCTCACAAGTCCGTTGGCAGTGGTTGGCGCAATTATTTTGATGATGATTCTTGGAGAAAGTTACAACTCTCTTTCACTGATTGGGCTTGTGATTATGATTGGGGCGGTTGATAATGATGCGGTAATTGCCACCGATTTCATTGTGGAATTGCGTCGAAACGGTTATTCACAAAGTGAAGCCATCTTTCTGGGCGTTTCCAAGCGACTTCGATCAATTGTGATGACGACGGTAACAACAGTCATCGGAATTGTGCCTTTGCTTTTTAGCGGCGGAAGCGGCTCGGAACTCGGCGCATCGATTTCAACGCCTTTAATCGGTGGTCTGATATCAGCTACCGTGTTTACGCTGGTCACAATTCCGGCAGTGTTTACTTATTTAGATAAGCACAAAAGTTCTTGA
- a CDS encoding efflux RND transporter permease subunit: MHHFLKSLLHRPVALSMVGFLILGLAIFFAIRLPISTAPEAEFPRLSIRTSWSGASPELMAEQVTAPIEEVASSVRGVKKVNSTTREGSSVVQLEFEKSIDQNLIKIELMEQLEALWQKLPAGVSRPALEKFVPKEFRDLQGFLVYQFYPKSNLSTSPALIKETIDQLLIPALSPIDGIGEMTLFGAAEELIEIELDEALMKSFGVSISDVENALYASSDKKTYGTIIENKHTLSLRSHQEFRNLRELEQLVIKSTSDTSKERISRAILLGSFAKIKIKMPEQNNFFRINGKSAVTLYINREATSNSLKLADKIQVTLDRILNSELTDLNYIKALDRTEPLRRELSHLRVDFFLALILLSLVLFLFLRNLHFTFIVLLNIAFSIAASVLVLSALGFSLNLITIAGMILVFGILTDNAVVVMDNIERKLTLDRNRDAIIAAASIEVFLPVLASTLTTIGALLPVLFLPDEIRLYFIEFVTSISVSLLSSLLISFTLIPTLVYQFAKDRQIHHSLPYNFKFDIYKLVLIYILNRPKRFITLTALLIGFPIYLLPEKIGDDRSINPTLFEKSYNSTLGSDPFLTVKPFLNYVLGGSSYLFYHYVSRAEFFGFGEETFLTVDITAPQGTSPERLNEIARCFEIPLSEYSTGISNFTTEINTTESTITVSFSKDAPANFPYILKGHLTAIAARVGGANVGVYGFGPGFYSGGNETSTYRVKITGYNYEELKQLSQKFKGELEKNPRIDNCKIDKAYGFYEVGKELALSINREKLFHENISLTNLFQNIRKKSDDVFSYQMVHLNGRIFPAELTLSQAPRFSAKDFLNQSYVDNEKQSRFADYLSIKKQSVLSHILRENQQNLRWITFDYKGRYDYGQRHLEAVASRFPFPPGYTINLKQEGFFLFSERNYMDFIFAVLLSLFIVFIVSAALYESFSKPFLIILAAPMALIGVFLSFYFFDANFGRGGYISLLLLGGITVNNSIILIDRLIKNTQSLHPSRWIDAIVQATYERTRPILITSFLTITSLIPILIRAEESSVWYGLTIGTIGGMISSTLLVLTILPAIFLLFSRKSKV; encoded by the coding sequence ATGCATCACTTTCTCAAATCTCTTTTGCATCGGCCGGTAGCCCTTTCTATGGTTGGATTTTTGATTTTGGGATTAGCTATTTTCTTTGCCATTCGCTTACCCATATCGACAGCACCCGAAGCGGAGTTTCCCCGTCTCTCCATACGAACTTCTTGGAGCGGTGCTTCTCCTGAATTAATGGCCGAGCAGGTTACAGCTCCAATTGAAGAGGTTGCGTCTTCGGTTCGCGGAGTTAAAAAAGTGAATTCTACAACCCGCGAAGGCTCGTCGGTCGTTCAGTTAGAATTTGAAAAGTCAATTGACCAGAATCTGATAAAAATCGAATTGATGGAACAACTTGAAGCCTTGTGGCAAAAGCTCCCGGCGGGAGTCTCACGCCCGGCTTTAGAAAAATTTGTGCCAAAAGAATTTAGAGATTTACAAGGCTTTTTAGTTTATCAATTTTATCCCAAAAGTAATTTATCCACCTCTCCGGCATTAATCAAAGAGACGATTGACCAATTGCTGATTCCGGCACTGAGTCCTATTGATGGAATTGGAGAGATGACCCTCTTTGGTGCTGCTGAAGAACTCATTGAAATTGAGTTAGATGAAGCACTAATGAAATCTTTCGGAGTTTCCATTTCTGATGTAGAAAATGCCCTCTATGCCTCATCAGATAAAAAAACGTATGGCACCATCATTGAAAATAAGCACACCCTTTCTCTGCGGTCTCATCAGGAATTTCGCAATCTTCGAGAACTTGAGCAATTGGTAATTAAATCGACCTCCGATACATCTAAAGAGAGAATCTCCCGAGCTATTTTATTGGGCAGCTTTGCAAAAATTAAAATTAAAATGCCCGAGCAAAATAATTTTTTTCGAATTAATGGAAAAAGCGCCGTAACACTTTATATAAACCGTGAAGCAACTTCAAACAGCTTAAAACTCGCTGATAAAATTCAAGTCACTCTTGATCGAATCCTAAACTCTGAATTGACTGACCTAAATTATATTAAAGCCCTTGATCGCACTGAACCGCTTCGCCGTGAACTGAGTCATTTACGAGTTGATTTTTTTCTTGCTTTAATTCTGCTTTCTCTCGTGCTCTTTTTATTTCTGCGGAATCTTCATTTTACTTTCATTGTATTGCTTAACATAGCATTCTCAATTGCCGCAAGCGTCTTAGTTCTTTCTGCGTTAGGATTTAGCCTCAATTTAATCACGATTGCAGGAATGATTCTTGTTTTTGGCATTTTAACCGATAATGCCGTTGTGGTAATGGATAATATCGAAAGAAAACTTACATTGGATAGAAATCGCGATGCCATTATTGCCGCGGCTTCCATCGAAGTTTTTCTCCCTGTTCTTGCTTCAACACTCACCACCATCGGGGCGCTTTTACCGGTTTTATTTCTCCCGGATGAAATACGCCTTTATTTTATTGAATTTGTAACCTCAATTTCTGTCTCTCTCCTGTCATCTCTTCTCATTTCATTCACCCTTATTCCTACACTTGTATATCAATTTGCAAAAGATCGGCAAATTCATCATTCATTACCATATAATTTCAAATTTGATATTTATAAATTGGTTTTGATTTATATCTTAAATCGTCCGAAGCGGTTTATAACTCTTACTGCTCTATTAATAGGTTTTCCGATTTATCTTTTACCCGAAAAAATAGGCGATGATCGAAGTATAAATCCAACTTTATTTGAGAAATCCTATAATTCAACGTTAGGAAGTGACCCTTTTTTAACCGTTAAGCCGTTTCTTAATTACGTTTTAGGCGGATCTTCATATTTATTTTATCATTATGTCTCACGGGCTGAATTCTTTGGTTTTGGAGAAGAAACTTTCCTAACTGTGGATATAACTGCCCCGCAGGGAACAAGCCCGGAACGGCTGAACGAAATTGCACGCTGTTTTGAAATTCCACTCTCAGAATATTCAACAGGTATTTCAAATTTCACTACAGAAATTAATACAACTGAATCAACCATCACGGTTTCATTTTCAAAAGATGCGCCTGCCAATTTCCCTTATATTCTGAAAGGGCATTTAACCGCGATTGCTGCACGTGTTGGCGGGGCGAATGTTGGAGTTTATGGGTTTGGACCGGGCTTTTACTCCGGTGGAAATGAAACTTCAACCTATCGCGTGAAAATTACAGGATATAACTACGAGGAATTGAAACAACTTTCTCAAAAGTTTAAGGGTGAATTAGAGAAAAACCCCCGTATCGATAATTGCAAAATTGATAAGGCGTATGGTTTTTATGAGGTCGGGAAAGAACTCGCTTTATCAATAAATCGAGAAAAACTATTTCATGAAAATATCTCTTTAACCAATTTATTTCAAAACATAAGAAAGAAAAGCGACGATGTTTTTTCTTATCAAATGGTTCATTTAAATGGACGCATTTTTCCTGCTGAACTCACTCTCTCTCAAGCCCCGCGATTTTCCGCAAAGGATTTTTTGAATCAATCTTATGTTGATAATGAGAAGCAAAGCCGTTTCGCCGATTACTTATCAATAAAAAAGCAATCCGTTTTATCCCATATTTTAAGAGAAAATCAGCAGAATCTACGTTGGATTACTTTTGACTATAAAGGTCGATATGATTATGGGCAGCGTCATCTTGAAGCAGTTGCATCACGATTTCCCTTTCCGCCGGGTTATACTATTAATTTAAAGCAGGAAGGATTTTTCCTTTTTTCAGAAAGGAATTATATGGATTTTATTTTTGCAGTATTATTATCTCTTTTTATTGTTTTTATTGTTTCAGCTGCGCTTTATGAATCCTTTTCCAAACCATTTTTAATTATTTTGGCAGCACCGATGGCTCTTATTGGTGTATTTTTAAGTTTTTATTTTTTTGATGCGAATTTTGGCAGGGGCGGATATATTTCTTTATTGCTTTTAGGTGGAATTACGGTAAATAATTCAATTATTTTAATTGATCGTCTTATAAAAAATACCCAATCGCTTCATCCAAGTCGATGGATTGATGCCATTGTTCAAGCAACTTATGAACGAACACGACCGATTCTAATCACTTCATTTTTAACCATCACTTCCCTCATTCCAATCTTAATTCGTGCCGAAGAATCAAGCGTTTGGTACGGGCTTACAATCGGGACAATCGGTGGGATGATTTCTTCCACACTCCTTGTACTTACTATTCTTCCTGCAATCTTTTTATTGTTTTCTCGGAAATCTAAGGTTTAG